TATGTCATGGAATTATAACCTAATGCTATTTGATTTTGACCGATGTACTGGTCAATTTACATATACAAATAGAGTTGATACTTCATTCATGTTTCTTGGTTTCGCCTTTTGCTTTTCGGCAAAAGGCAACAAAATATATCGAATGGATAACAGCGATAAAATTTACCAATACGATACAGCCGATGTTGACTTTAATATTTCGCGCGATACGGTTGCCATTTACGATGGTTATTTTGATGGCGACTCTACTAAATTTGGTACTATGTACTTGGCGGCAGATGATAAAATTTATATTAGCTCCGTTGAAGGTTATATACATGCGATTAACAAACCCGATATGACAGGAACTGCATGTAACGTGACACAACATAGCTTTAAACATCCTGTACCAATGGGAAAAGCCTTCCCCAACTACATCAACTACGATTTAGGGCCTTTGGTGGGGAGCCCGTGTGATACTTTATCTGTCCTCACCAATACCCCCAACCCCCTACAAGGGGGCTTAATGCAATGCTTTCCAAACCCGGCAACAAATGAAGTAAACATAAAAATAAACAATGTGCCGCTTGGTAATTATGTGCTTAGTATATACACACCGTTAGCCAATGAGGTAATGCACATAGAAGATAAAAACATTGCAAAAGATTTTACAAAAACATTACATGTGCAGAACCTTGCAGGTGGTATTTATTTTGTAAAGTTGCAGGTGGAGGGAACGGAGTGGTATGGGAGGTTTGTGAGGGAGTAGTTCAAAGGTCACGACACCACGGTCGTGATGCCGACCAAAGTGTCGGCATTTTAAATGTTCAAGGTTGTGAGGTTTTGCAAGTTGAGCATTGGGAATGGTTAACAAATTTAGCATCCATTCGGCAAAGCGCACCCGTGGCCCTAAAGGGCGCAGCCGCAATAAATGCAATTTGCCAGCCGCACACCCGTGGCCCTAAAGGGCGCAGCCGCAATAAATGCAATGGAGCAACCGCACACCCGTGGCCCTAAAGGGCGCCACCGCACTGGTTAACAACTGAATTATGGAAAGAAAAATGTTTTATAATGCATCACCGGATTTGTTTATCAAAGCGCAAATGCTTCGTAACAGTATGACCGTGAGTGAAAAAACATTGTGGGAAAATCTTAAAGAAAATAAACTTGGTGTAAGATTCAAACCTCAGCATCCTATTGATATTTTTATTGCCGATTTCTATTGTCATGCTTTGAAACTTGTTATTGAAATTGATGGGGATTATCATCAATTTCAAATTGAGAAAGATAAAGCAAGAACAGAGGAATTACAAAATATAGGCATAGAAGTAATTCGTTTTACAAATGAAGATGTTGAAAATAATATTGAAATTGTTTTGCAAACAATAGTAGAGAAGATAAAACTAAAGCAAGAAAAAATGCAAACAAATAAAAATCTTCTAAAGAATGATAATGAGCGCTGGCACCCTTTAGGGGCAGGGGTGCGCGAGGGCAAAACGGATTTACTATTAAAAATTTTATTTTTATAATTGTTTTAGTGTATAGCCAATTGTGTTTTTCGCAAAAATATATGAATAATCTTGCTTTTAACGGTAATTACTTCTTATATAATGATACCTTTAATTTTGTACTGAGTGATTATCAAACCAGCACTCCTATTCATCAATATATCGATTCTTCTGATTTGCAAATGGGAACCGTTTCTGCCTTAATTGCTGATAGTGCAGGCGAATTAATTTTTTATTCAAATGGCTTTAGAATTGGAAACAAAAATTTTAAAATGATACCCGGCACTGATACATTAGATTACACTAGCATAACAAATAATTGGCCTTCTGGCCAACCAACCTTAAATGGTGCCTTCTTTCTACCTTCTTTGTCGAATCCAAATGAAATTTTGCTTTTTCATAAAGACTGGCAATTCATATCTTTTTTAAATTGCCTTATTTTTACAAGCTATAATGCATGGTTTACTATACTTGATAAAACTGCAAATAATGGATTGGGTGGGCTGGTATCGCGAAACAATGTATTGTACAATACCGAAATGTGCAGAGATGGCATACAAGCCGTAAAACATGCCAATGGCAGGGACTATTGGATAGTGCTACAAGACTTTGATACAAGCACTTTCATTACATTTTTATATACTCCTTCTGGTTTTTATGGGCCGTATTTTCAAAGTATGAATATACCATTATATAGATGTGGGTCGCATAATTCTATATTCAATTATCAAGGTGCAAAATATGCAACTTGTTCGTGGAACAATAATTTGATGTTATTTGATTTTGACAGATGTAGTGGGCAATTTACTTTTACTAACCAAGTGGATACAGGCATTTCTTACGGTGGCTTCTTTTTCTGTTTTTCTGCAAAAGGGAATAAAATTTACCGAGGCAATTACACAGAAATTTATCAATACGATACAGCCGATGTAGATTTCAATATTTCGCGCGATACGGTTGCTATATACGATGGATATTATGATGGGGACTCAACAAAATTTACTGGTATGTATTTGGCAGCCGATGATAAAATTTATATCAATGCCTCTGGAACAAAATATCAGCATGTCATAAATAATCCGGATGCTGCCGGAACAGCATGCAATGTTGTTCAACATGTAATAAATCACAATCTGATTTTAGATTTAGCCTTCCCCAACTACATCAACTACGACTTAGGGCCGCTTGTGGGGAGTCCTTGTGATACACTTTCGTTCCTCACCCCAACCCTCTCCAAAGGAGAGGGAGTAATGCAATGCTTTCCAAACCCGGCAACAAATGAAGTAAACATAAAAATAAACAATGTGCCGCTTGGTAATTATGTACTTAGTATATACTCACCGTTAGCCAATGAGGTAATGCACATAGAAAGCAAAAACACTGCAAAAGATTTTACAAAAACATTACGTGTTCAGAGCCTTGCAGGTGGTTTTTATTTTGTAAAGTTGCAGGTGGAGGGGATGGAGTGGTATGGGAGGTTTGTGAGGGAGTAGCCCCTAAATCCCCCGCTGGGGGACTTGAACACCCCCAACCCCCGCTGGGGGCTTACCAAAGCTCGGATGGCATATTGTGTGTTTATCTTATTTAGTTGCAAAAAAAATGGTATCTCATGGATAAATTGAATTTTGAAAGTTTGTATAAAGGCGCAAAGCCAATTCAATTTGAATTTGCACAACAGATGCGCAAAGAGCCTACACAGGCAGAATCAATTTTATGGACATATTTATCCGGCAAGCAAATGCAAGGTTTGAAATTTAGAAGGCAACATCCATTAGACAATTTTTATTTTAGATTTTTATTGTCATGAAATAAAATTGAGTATCGAATTGGATGGGAAAATACATCAGAATGAAATGCAAGCAACTTATGATAAAGAACGAACCAAGTGCTTACAAGATAAGGGCATTAACGAACTCCGATTTAAAAATGAAACAATCATTAATCGAATTACTGATGCACTCAATGAAATTGAAAAAACAATAAGACAAATAAAACGAAAGCAATATGATACCAAAAATCCAGCATAGCAAAGACAAGCCCCCAGCGGGGGTTGGGGGTGTATTGGCCACGCAATGCCCACTAATAGGTGGCTCAGCTGTGTATTTGGCAAGGCCAATTGTAGAACTATTTGATGAGAACATAATTTACAATGACCAAGCTGTATGCTTGAGCCAGGGCGTAAGTATGAAATTAGCAAATAACAATAACACAGAAGCACAAAGCGAAAACAGCCAAGTAAAAGTATATCCAGTGCCAAGTAATGAAGTTGTAAATTTTGATTTTGGAAATATCCAATTTAGCATGCTCTTGATATTTGATAGTTTTGGTAAGCAAATACAAGAGATAAAATTAAACGAAGAGCACCATTACCTTTTGCAAACAAATACGTATGCAAATGGTATATATCGTTATAAACTAATTAACGATAAAGTCGAATTAACAGGTAAACTTGTAATTCTAAAATAACAAAATAAAGGGAAACTGGTAATACGGTTTCCCTTTAACTTTGTAAATTAAAAATGAAAAGAATTATTTTATTTCTATTATTGTGTTGGTTTGGAGAATCAAAAGCCCAACAGTATTTGAATAATTTAGCCATTGATGGTCGATATGTATTATATAATGATACGTTTAATTTTGTTCTGAGCAATTTTAAAACTGGCAACCCTGTTTTTCAATACATTGACTCAGCCGATTTGCTTTTCGGAACGGTCTCTGCACTTATTGCAGATAGTACAGGGCAATTAATTTTTTATTCAAATGGATATAGAATTGGAAACAAAAATTTTGAAATGATCTCGGGTACTGATACTTTAGATTATACAAGTATAACCAACAACTGGCCTTATGGTCAGCCACTTTTAAACGGTGCATTTTTCTTACCATCTTTATCCAATACTAATGAAATATTATTGTTTCATAAAGATTGGCAATTTACTATGTTTCCAATTAATTGGTTGATTTGGACAAGTTACAATGCCTGGTACACAGTGTTAAATAAAACTATGAATAATGGATTAGGTGGCTTAGTATCTCGCAATAATGTATTGTACAATAACGAAATGTGCAGAGATGGCATACAAGCTGTAAAACATGCCAATGGAAGGGATTATTGGATAGTGCTTCAAGATTTTGATACAAGCACGTTTATTACTTTTCTA
This portion of the Bacteroidota bacterium genome encodes:
- a CDS encoding T9SS type A sorting domain-containing protein; this encodes MIPKIQHSKDKPPAGVGGVLATQCPLIGGSAVYLARPIVELFDENIIYNDQAVCLSQGVSMKLANNNNTEAQSENSQVKVYPVPSNEVVNFDFGNIQFSMLLIFDSFGKQIQEIKLNEEHHYLLQTNTYANGIYRYKLINDKVELTGKLVILK
- a CDS encoding T9SS type A sorting domain-containing protein, encoding MLIDYKTGTPINQYVDSSDLLMGTVSALIADSLGELIFYTNGFRIGNKNFEMIPGTDTLDYTSITNNWPYGQPLLNGAFFLPSLSNPNEILLFHKDWQVNSFLNWLIFTSYNAWYTVLDKTMNNGLGGLVSRNNILYNNEMCRDGIQAVKHANGRDYWIVLQDYDTSTFITFLYTPTGIYGPYCQNMNIPLYRAGQASAIFNREGNKYLTMSWNYNLMLFDFDRCTGQFTYTNRVDTSFMFLGFAFCFSAKGNKIYRMDNSDKIYQYDTADVDFNISRDTVAIYDGYFDGDSTKFGTMYLAADDKIYISSVEGYIHAINKPDMTGTACNVTQHSFKHPVPMGKAFPNYINYDLGPLVGSPCDTLSVLTNTPNPLQGGLMQCFPNPATNEVNIKINNVPLGNYVLSIYTPLANEVMHIEDKNIAKDFTKTLHVQNLAGGIYFVKLQVEGTEWYGRFVRE
- a CDS encoding T9SS type A sorting domain-containing protein, whose translation is MNNLAFNGNYFLYNDTFNFVLSDYQTSTPIHQYIDSSDLQMGTVSALIADSAGELIFYSNGFRIGNKNFKMIPGTDTLDYTSITNNWPSGQPTLNGAFFLPSLSNPNEILLFHKDWQFISFLNCLIFTSYNAWFTILDKTANNGLGGLVSRNNVLYNTEMCRDGIQAVKHANGRDYWIVLQDFDTSTFITFLYTPSGFYGPYFQSMNIPLYRCGSHNSIFNYQGAKYATCSWNNNLMLFDFDRCSGQFTFTNQVDTGISYGGFFFCFSAKGNKIYRGNYTEIYQYDTADVDFNISRDTVAIYDGYYDGDSTKFTGMYLAADDKIYINASGTKYQHVINNPDAAGTACNVVQHVINHNLILDLAFPNYINYDLGPLVGSPCDTLSFLTPTLSKGEGVMQCFPNPATNEVNIKINNVPLGNYVLSIYSPLANEVMHIESKNTAKDFTKTLRVQSLAGGFYFVKLQVEGMEWYGRFVRE
- a CDS encoding endonuclease domain-containing protein — protein: MERKMFYNASPDLFIKAQMLRNSMTVSEKTLWENLKENKLGVRFKPQHPIDIFIADFYCHALKLVIEIDGDYHQFQIEKDKARTEELQNIGIEVIRFTNEDVENNIEIVLQTIVEKIKLKQEKMQTNKNLLKNDNERWHPLGAGVREGKTDLLLKILFL